tcttcagcacaaacggttttggcagcatgtctctaatcctggaaggtgagtgaagcacgtcacgtctgttcgcggggaccagcgacccaaacgcactcactttcttacagccagtagcggaatggcaatcgagagagtcgggactttcccgggccgatctgataatagttatacatttcgagttatattagcaaccccgtctggcggcgtgatgtgcgccggttcccgcagcccgctggtcaaactgtgcaggcagcctctctgctcaataaagtatataaaagtgctcaacctgttcggcaggtccaaacatgtacaggatttataaaaatacggtgatcaatgagcggttcctcctcaaatggcttagcctgtcgtgatgtaaaaagccgccgaacgcctgtttattacagtatgtatgcggtcggatccgagtgtgctgcagctgctgactgctgctgcgtataaaatgatcgtgtgattcgttataatcgcataaacaatataacaaagcatccttttatttcacaaaacaatatatttgagatattatttgatagactagtaagtgtggattaaggatgtttaaaaatctctagcctggtggtcaggacatgaatggatcaaatcagcagatttgcgaagttttatttatctccacatatatcataaataataattagcaaggtaactttgcagtataacacattatatatttcctacgatgtatatatgatttccaaattatatacgtaagtattaaacagcaataaatgtctcatctatctctatggctctggctgagtctgtctccacttctccccaacgtgacgtcatcgcagaattgcgttaaaaaaaccgttaataccaaaaacgtaaaaaaagtggtctttaagaccatttttgagacattttaaaaattatacacatatcttgagtgatttatgtacccattaatcgacagtggtggttaacctgcaacatacactttaagtgatgcaatacaaaacacgatgagcggactgctgtctaataagtggaaatgaatccgctcgcaaacttaccttcgtggctcacgggcttccttctgcacagaagcattacagctatcgagttttaataaatgtacttaaacctaactattttcacttgttagtgcctaacaaacagaagtattatattaattaaacagccattttatctccaataaataaaacatttacttgtgtttaacattcacaaaataatttaatggtgttatgcaaaacattcaatttaattcaaaattgaattcaataaaaacattgctgcttgtgttttacatgcacaaaataatttaatggtggtatccaaaacattcaatttaattaaagtattatattagatacattttaaaacttcaatgcatatatgataagcctagtaatacgtaaatatttaaaatacatcaataactgatatcataggttaacacagataaaatcatagttaagtctttctttattaagcccattactgagtgtatttgtgtttgtgagtttatgactgttgttgtctgaggtggtgactcggatggggacgccagtcatcagaatggttgattttcaagttcataGTTCTAATCTGTACCTGACAGAGTTCCTTTAAGGACACAGACATGgttgctgcaaaaaataaataaataaaggacaaacgatcatttccctacgttatataaggcatgtttgcgtataataacgaggcaaaaaaaaacagttccttGCATAATAATTCATGACTGCAATGGCAGAACTTGCggggtcaagattttttttctttaagccccacaaaaatcacgttagataccaaacatgataacaaaaccaaTGGATAGTGGCTAACTAAGTCAAATGCAAGCAATATGTGCTTTAAATTCACTTCACAAACGTGAATAGcgtaaagaaaaatctagcagcctcagaaacgatacattagagtttagcactaccattacttcgagataaaactgttatacataatataaaaactgttattatataattcatataactgaaacataaataaccagtgttttgaggacatttacctcagtggacgtgtTGCTCGTCGAGGATTTCGTTGCGATTCTCaatcttgaagagaaatatgcagcgaagctctcccgcggattactgacacctattggttatttactggtactactgccttaacaatgacactcccaatggataaggtgaggataatttaatagcatttaatagagccgtgtaatgacgtataaataatacatttagcaaaaaattgtctgatagactggttaatatacaacacatgacttaatttggtatacaaacaaccaatttgtaagcaaagactaggctatgtaaaatgtgaattcacttttattagtaactttggtaagtttcagatttcaattcataaataacctcgATGGGGGGGCCCAAAATATGCAGCCTGCCTAGTGtagtccatttatttaatccggctctgctcacacccgtatattcttccgttgagagcttgaataatagacactccagcccagttgatggcaataatccacctttgccaattgcaagaatagaaacaaagttcccggcgcggagtaataccgtacctcatagcacatctaatacaagtcaatggagttggcaaaaactacgataaaacagctgttggaaagcatcttttgcagcgatttttgtgtgagcatatcagtgaacacccctgaccactcggtgagtttcacgcctgtgtaaacgaaagtttaatgcattttaggaaggattgttccagtgcacctatagactcgttgtagaggtgggaggtgaaacacaaacacccgaaaatacTAGGGGCAgtcgcatatgtcgaaatttcagtcaaaaccgttctatttcatcataaacaatctgaaaacagggctttaagtgtaaaatacccaacttgtcctttaaaaaatgctggtgctggctggcaaggtttttttaaatgctggtggggaaagagttagcATGCTTTCAAACATATTTGATTCACACTTCAACCGTTTCACGATAtatatgttaatgtataaattaaattagtGACCATTGTGTTATTGCTAGAGTCAGAGATACTAAATTACCCAATCATAAACCATGTATTATTACGAGATGATGTCTGCATCATTTTAAGGTAGAAAGTTTTCTTTTTAGAGTAGCACATTACAATTGGGATAGGATTTTACTTATCCCAGATGTTGAATCTCCTTGGAAATATGATAGCTTTTTATCTTTTATCAATAGtcatgcacctttaaaaaattcGGTATAAAAGGTAGGGATAACCCCTGGTTCTCTGAAGCACTATCTGCCCTTATCCACGAGGGTGATGTTGCTTGGGCTAAAGCCAGAAAATCTGACTCAAGCTCGGACTAGTGTCAGAAGGCTTAGAAATAAATGTACGGTTGCCATTAGAAAAGCTAAAGCAgattattttattgctaaaactACTAACTCAAGCAATCCCAAATAATTTTGTCAGAATAAAGTTGTTgactggtaaaaaaaaataactttagctTTCCTTTgtgtataaacataaattccACTAGCATTTCAGAAAAAGAACAAATGCTTAATTGTTTTaacaagcattttttttatttaaatcatgaAATCTTAATAATTCTGAGATCGATGTTATCCATACAGAAAGTCGTTCACAAAAGAaagagtttcaatttcaactaATTAAGAGTCACAATGTTTTTAAAGCACTTAGATCACTTTACACGAACAAATCACCAGGCTACGATCATTTGGAACCTACCTGTATATATCTGAAGTTAGCTGCAAATATCATCACTCTTTCTTTAACTTACATTTTCAATCTCTCATTAGATACAGGAGCCGTCCCTGAAATTTGGAAATCAGCATCAGTTgtttcagcctgatctcacgagaaatcatacatattttacaagttgcctaattgaattcatacgaagttaaatGTGCAAAATTGTACGATTctcaataaaaaacaacaatctAGGCAAAATGTACCAAAACgtatgaatgtggtcgtatgaattaacacgatagccaactcataaaatatgtatgaattcttgtGAGAGCATTGGTTGTTCCCCTGTTaaagaggggggggggggggtcctgcagagtttaacaACTATAGACCAATTTAAAAGCTTGTGTCTTATCAAAGATCCTAGAAAGTCTTATTTGTGATCAGTTGACACACTACTTGAATGTAAACAATCTGCTGTCTTCTAATCAGGTTTTAAATGATATTGTGATTGATTAATAAAGGTGATTTTTGTGCTTCTCTCTTGATTGATTTATCTAAAGCTTTCTACACAGTGAATCATGAAATATTGCTATGCAGACTAAAGAGTATTGGTCTATCAAATTACGTTATTTCATGAATTCAAAagattcaaaaaatatttaagtggAAGAACTCAATGTGTTCAAATAGAAAGTAAATGATCTGGTTCTTTGGAGATTTTTAAAGGTGTTCTCCAAGGGtctatattaggaccttttttaaatcTCAAAGAGTTTATCTGGTTaaataaaatagaataaaataaatcaataagccccgcgaagcagtgatGTTACAGTGTATTATATAACAACTAATTGGGTTTTAGGCACTCTGCTTCTCCTAATGCACTGTAACCCggtgcttcttggggtttattgatTTAATATTGTTATATCGACTACAGTAATATAGCTGCATTACCAAAGTGTAGTATTTACTGTAATAAACTATAGTTTAGGCTACTAGAGTATTTTTTATGTGGGAGGAGTAACAGTTGACAAATCACAGACGATCATTGCACAACTATGTATCAGTGTGTTTACAGTGTTCAGTTACTCTTTGACAGATGAGAGGAGTTTTGATGAAGGTGAGTACATTTGACTTTATGCCTTTCATAGTCATCGCAATAGACACTGATAGAATACAGAGACACATTAATGCATGAATATTTATACAAATATGTTactatttaaaggaatattaatgattaatcaatttaaataataaatctaCCAGCAGtagaaataaatgttatttgGATGCCTGAGTTTAATCTACAAACTCtgaatttttttgtttcatacatttaaacagaacttaatgacatttatattAACATACTATGATTTGGACATAAAAAttctaatttaaaataatattggaTAATGTATAGAAAAAATTAACTAACCGTATTTAAATATTCTATAAAAGAATGTCTCTTTTCTGCGCTTAATATATGTTGAATTGATGAAATGATCATAAACTTACTGTAGAGCAACAGATTTGCCCAAACTATCAgagaaaatattatataatgtaCAGACATGAAAACCCAACGTAATCTCATGCAGGCACAGTATTATGCTTACTGGACTGGGGGACAGTCAGGATTTTTGGGTGGGCAGCCATTTCTTGACTATAATGATTCATACActaaaatgatttcattttattttccattGTTTCCATTGTAGGGCCATTCTAATAAAGGGCCattcatatgtttttttcacgTTCATATATGAAATTTTAAATAGATGTACGACAAATGCGACAGATCaagcatttttttcatttaaaaataaatgtcttttttaatgttgtatgtgatagctatattttttatattttcattcattCCTGACTCTGTCATACAGGGGCGTCGCCCAGTAGACCCACTATACTGCGGTACGTGCCACTATATAAATCTTTtttgtaaatctcaagtttaattTTTATCTAGTGTATTCATTTACTAAGGATCTACATATGCAATACCCaattcattatttattaaatatgcaTGAAAATATTTGTGTGCATGTTGCATTGATGTGTTTGGAGCTTTGAGAAGAATTTATGGTTCGGCAAAAATTACACGCAGCACACAAATGCAAAATTCATATTCGCAAAGGCATTTGTCCAGTCTTGTATAAATAATCTTTGTTTTTTTCCAATCTTTTATGATCCTTTCTAAAAAAGTGACAACATGCAGACTGTAGAGAGAGTGTCCGCAAATATAGACCGCATCAGGAGCTGCACAATAGAGATCAACAACATGAGCGACGTCTACTGCCTCAACAACCCAAAGTTAGGAGAACATGATGCATTTAGGCAACGCCCTTTGCATTTAGGGATACATTGTCATTTGTTTTGTCTTTCAAATTATTTGAACTTCTACTGATAATAAACCAAACAATTCTGATGCTTCCAAGTACACTTAAAATAAGCAAATGTGTTCAAGAAAAATCCTGTTAACTTAATGAAAACCTTTTCACTGTTACGATATTAAAACATTATCGACTAACTCTAAACTTCTCTCAGGGTCTACACATGCAGTGGGTCCTGCTGGCATCCTCCTCAGCCCACAATCAGCTCCAAAAACACTGGGGTCTGTGCGTTCACAAAGATTGCCTTCACTGCCTTTGGGGTCGTAGGTGTCTTGACCTATGACCTCTTCCACATGGAGAACCAGGAGTGCACTGATCGCATGGCTATTCTGTTCTCTGTTCCCTTCAACGGCTTCTTCGATAACATCTTTGGGATTGGGGTGATCAGGACAGATCGTGACTGCAATGAAGCCTTGTACGAAAAAATGTATTACGAAAGCGACAACAGTTTTATCCGTGGGAGGGCAAAAGTGTCTGGAATCACCTACAATGCACAGAGAGTTAAATTAGAAGCAACTATGTCAAATGTGGGCAAAGCTATTATTAAACTAGAGATCCACGACAGGCTGAGATAAAAAGTATGCAGTTGTGACTGTAAAATAGAGACAAAATAGTTGAAATTAACTAAATCCTGTATGGTATAAAggatattttacattattagtTACATAGTGGGAAGTGATTTAAAGTCCATATCTCAGATTACATTTTTTCAAGATAAAtatagaaaataaaatgtaaacctCAAGTCTGCCCAAGATCACTAAAGCGGATTTTGGTGGAACTGGGGGGAAATCAGTCACAAACACAATCTGACAATTTTTACAACtgcatttattaaataaattctGTAAACATTTATATACAAGTACAACATTACAGGTACAGTAAACTCAGTTGAGACATTTATTCTGCAATAGGTCACACATGTACAAAGCCCCTAAGGAGACATggaacaaaaattaaataaagtttagtccACATGCGCACCCGAAAATACGTGAgcatgtgaaactaaacttttaaaaaaattctgcacatgaagatttcgcatgagcacatgaaactaaacttttgattttttttactccaatgtcaccctTAGGTGCTCGGTACTATAGTTTAAATTTCTAAAAATAGTTAAGGTAtatacaatgtattttaaaccacaatttgaACTTGTATTACTTGTATCACTCAATTTTTTGCAATTATGTGTAATATTCTttgttctgtttttttcttttggtCTGTCCCAATTTACCTGAACATGATAGAAAATTGGACAGTAGCATTCAACTAATTTGGGACACCctcttaaataataaaaaaatgcatgtttaatgtaaaaacattatttgttttatataaaatgctACAGAGCTGTATAGGCAAATGTAAATACAACATGGCCTCTGGTGCTGCAGGACAGTCAGATTTTGTgctatgtaaatatatattcatCTGTAAAATAAAACCTAATAATGTTGCTATATTAATTATAAACATTGTCGTAAGGTTCTGaaaaagataatgaagtcataTGTTATTCATGTTGTTATTTAGCATGTAGGAATCCTATTAattctatattttattaaaaaagataTAATAAAGTGCGAAAATGATTTTTACTCACTATTTTTAGTCTTACTATTTTAGGATTAAAATATTAACAGTGTagaatatattatttttatttaatacagagattacaaaaaagttttgtattaactgtaaaaaaaattcttaagtgAAGTGTTCATAAAAGTGGAGTGAAGATGAATGTCTATAGTACAGAATAGTACCCTACAGTAGTAACAGAATAATTAAAGCTACATTTGTCGTTCTAgtatacattgatttaaaaacCTGATGTGGCCCTTGAGTAAGAAAAATTTGCCAACTCCTGCCCTAGAGGATGATGAGCTGCTgcatttaaactacaacagaCACACAGCGACATCTGCTGTTCATCTCAGGAAAAGACTGTCACATTATGACAAAACTAGCCTATATCTCTATTGTGTCACTTCAAAACATCCAAGAGTTTATAAAATGCGTTTTTCTGTATGCATTTTTATTGACAGCAGATCATTGCATAACTATGGAAGCCCGTTTCCGCCATGTTGTAAAAAACAATCAAAtaaaattctgactttgtatctcagaattctgagatgtaaagtcagaattctgactttatatctcagaattctgactttatatctcagaattttgagatataaagtcacaattctgagatgcaaagtcagaattctgagatataaagtcaatTTTATTGTATTATCTTTTACAACATGTTGGAAACAGGCTTCCATAATTTTGAGATAACAAgtcagaattttattttattattttttacaacatgGTGGAAACAGGCTTCCATAATtttgagatacaaagtcagaatttaatttcattattttttttacaaaatggcGGAAACCAGCTTCCATACATAACAGCAATGTAGTACACACTATAAGCAATATAGCACACATTATGATACAGAGCCTAAAAAATTTTGGAGCACAGCGGCGCTTACCCACTTTCAGCCACAGAGGTCCTCGTTTTTAAAAGCTTTGAATAATGAATCTTTTCCCAATACAATTATGCTAAAAGCTTTAGTGGTTCAAGAAAGCTTTACTTTGGCATCACTACAGACTGGAAATTAGCCTACCGCATGTAAATAAAACCAAAGTAATTAAAACTTTAAGCTTTCAGGATTGACTGACGATCAAACCGCTATCCTCCTTAAGTGCATCACTTTTCTCCAACGGATTAATTTGATTATTGGAAATGCGCCAGATCACCCACTCATTCCTTAAATAGGCTCCCCTTAACACTTACTGACCAAAAGATTAAGACACCACGCCACCCATGCTCCCCAAAGAACAGCATGGTTGGCTTGGTGGTAGTgtggctctcctgattttgccaagttgttgatgtcctcagggcaacattatgttgaccctgcaatcaaccaatcagatttcagaaataagtttacagtttgttttaagtttaagcttaagTTGTCTCACTTTATCATGCTACTTGTCCCACATTTTGTCTGATTGGAGATGGTCACCCTACATGTTGCTGGTCTCCGGTCGATATAACAATTACTGGGAAAGCATGAAAAGAGAATGTATCCATCTATCAATGTTTCAGGGCAGACACAGTAGGGCATCCTGGGATTTCTCGCCAACTCTTTATATGAGGATTCGGACATAGGCTACTATTCGTTCACGTCTTTCGCTCCTTCGGTTACAGCTGGGACAGAAGGGTTTTGATAAAGGTAATAATTAAATTAAGCTTTATACTAAAACTTTTATAATAATCATCACAGTTTATAGAATACAGAGAcacattaatataaatgtttatcgaaatatgtttttatttaaataatatgtataatacatttataaattcaaaatgtttaaataaatgtcaattaatgataaatgtaaaaataaatgtgatttgttAATTGTATATTCTTATGTAAACCATGACTTTCAATAATTGCATTGTAAGGGACAAAACTCACTGcctcttatttattttatcaagACAGTTGTGCTGTGTTATTTGGGCTTTTCCAGATCACCTAATTGAAATGCAATTGTACTGTTTTTAgcatgcagattttttttgctatttattacattttccaGAACTCAAGTGTGCATACACCTCTTCTTTTTATGAAATTTTTATTTGCTGCATCaaatctcatt
The genomic region above belongs to Misgurnus anguillicaudatus unplaced genomic scaffold, ASM2758022v2 HiC_scaffold_27, whole genome shotgun sequence and contains:
- the LOC141349131 gene encoding tereporin-Ca1-like, giving the protein MQTVERVSANIDRIRSCTIEINNMSDVYCLNNPKVYTCSGSCWHPPQPTISSKNTGVCAFTKIAFTAFGVVGVLTYDLFHMENQECTDRMAILFSVPFNGFFDNIFGIGVIRTDRDCNEALYEKMYYESDNSFIRGRAKVSGITYNAQRVKLEATMSNVGKAIIKLEIHDRLR